CGGCATGAACGTCTACATCGTCGAGCTGGCCAAGCGCCTCGCGGCCATCAACGTCGAGGTCGAGATCTTCACGCGCTCGACCATCGGCGGGCTTCCCCCGAGTGTCGAGCTGGCGCCGGGCGTGCTCGTACGGCACGTGGACGCCGGTCCGTACGAAGGGCTGGCCAAGGAGGAGCTGCCCGCGCAGCTGTGCGCGTTCACGCACGGTGTGATGCAGGCATGGGCGGGCCAGCACGCCGGCTACTACGACCTCGTCCACTCCCACTACTGGCTCTCCGGCCACGTCGGCTGGCTCGCCGCCGAGCGCTGGCGTACGCCCCTCGTCCACGCCATGCACACCATGGCCAAGGTCAAGAACGCCGCGCTCGCCGAAGGGGACACCCCCGAGCCGGCGGGCCGTGTCATCGGCGAGACGCAGATCGTGCGCGCCGCCGACCGGCTGATCGCGAACACCTCGGAGGAGGCCGACGAACTCGTCCGCTTCTACGAGGCCGCTCCCGGCAAGGTCGCGGTCGTCCACCCCGGCGTGAACCTGGATCTCTTCCGCCCCGCTGACGGCCGGGCGGCGGCGCGCGCCCGGCTCGGGCTGCCGCAGGACGCGTTCGTCCCGCTCTTCGCCGGCCGTATCCAGCCGCTCAAGGCGCCCGACGTCCTGCTGCGCGCCGTGGCCGTCCTGCTGGACCGCGATCCCACTCTCCGTAGGAGGCTGGTCGTTCCGGTCGTGGGCGGCCCGAGCGGCAGCGGTCTGGCGAGGCCGGAGGGGCTGCACAAGCTCGCGGCCAGGCTCGGTATCGCCGATGTCGTACGGTTCTGTCCGCCGGTCGGCCAGGAGACGCTCGCCGACTGGTTCCGCGCGGCGTCCGTGCTGGTCATGCCGTCGTACAGCGAGTCCTTCGGCCTGGTCGCCATCGAGGCGCAGGCGACGGGGACCCCGGTGGTCGCGGCCGCGGTGGGCGGCCTTCCGGTCGCGGTACGGGGCGGGAAGACCGGCTTTCTGATCCCCGGGCACGAGCCGGAGGCGTACGCCCAGGCGCTCGCCCGCTACATCGACCGGCCCGAGCTGGTGGAGCGGATGGGGGAGGCGGCCTCCCGGCACGCCCAGTCCTTCGGCTGGGACACGGCGGCGTCGGCGACGGCGGACGTCTACACGGCCGCGATGCATGATCACCACGGTCGCGTACGCTCGGATCATGGCTGACGAAGCGCGAGCCGACGCGACCGGAAGCACCGACGCGACCGGAAGTAACGCGAGCGGAAGCTCCGACGTAAGCACTGATACGAGCGGAAGCAACGCGAGCCGGAGCACCGACGAGACCGCCCGAGCCACCCGCCTCGTCGAGCGCGGCCTGAAGTCCGCGGCCCTCGACTCCGGCCTGGCGTGGGAGAGTCCCGAGCCGGGCTCCTTCGCCGTCACGCTCCCCGGCACCCGCAAGCTCTCCACGACCTGCTCCCTGCGCGTCGGCCGGCACTCCCTCTCCGTCAACGCCTTTGTGGTCCGTCACCCGGACGAGAATGAGCAGGGCGTCCACCGCTGGCTGCTGGAGCGCAACCTCAAGCTGTACGGGGTGGCGTACGCGGTCGACCGGCTCGGCGACATCTACCTCTCCGGCAGGCTGCCGCTCTCCGCCGTCACCGAAGACGAGGTGGACCGGTTGCTCGGGTCCGTACTCGAAGAGGCCGACGGCTCCTTCAACACGCTGCTGGAGCTGGGGTTCGCGAGCGCGATCCGCAAGGAGTACGCGTGGCGGGTGTCGCGTGGTGAGTCTACGAGGAATCTCGACGCCTTCGCGCATCTGACGCGGGAGCCGAGCCCGCCCCGGCCGACCGGCTGAGTCTCCCCCGCCCCGGATCCGGCCATACCCGCATTCGGTCCTCCCGGGGTCGCCCGTCGGCCCGTGCCCGCCCAGGATCGTCCTGACAGCGACAGCACACGGGCCGGACATACGGGACGGGCTGATGGACCACGACGCGGAGCACCGTGACCACCGGGAGCGCCCTGCGGAGCACTCCGGGCGTGCGGAGCACTCCGGACGTCTGGACCGCCGGCATTTTCTGGGGGCCGCCGCGGCAGGGGCCGCCGGCATCGCCATGGGGGCGGCGGCCGGCTGTGACTCCTCGGCCCCCGGGGGCCAGGAGGCCGCGCCCGAGCGCACCGGTGCCGGTGCCGACTCGACGGACGCCGCTGCCGCGGCCGAGCGGGCGCTGCCCGGCAGTCCCGACTGGCGCATCCGGTCCGTGGGGCCGCCCGACGCGATCGAGGGGTACACCGACAAGGTGAGCGTGGAGCCGGGCGACGAGTTCGGGCTGTGCGTCTCGACCACCGCACGCGGCTTCCGGGTCTCGGCCTACCGGGTCGGCTGGTACGGCGGCGCCCAGGCCCGGCTGGTCTGGCGCTCCGGCCGGGTGGCGGGCCGCGTCCAGCGCGACCCGCGCCTGGACACCTTCACCGACACTGTGCGGGCGGACTGGGAACGTACCCTCGCCGTCCGCGCCGACGGCTGGCCCGAGGGCGCGTATCTGCTGCGGCTGGACGCCGAGAACGCACACCAGCGGTATGTTCCGCTGATCGTCCGCTCGGCGAGTGCCACCGGCCGGACGGTACTGATGCACGCGCCCGCGACCTGGCAGGCGTACAACCTGTGGGGCGGCTACTCCCTCTACGAGGGCAAGGACGGCGCGTACGGAACCCGTTCGCTGGCCGTCAGCTTCGACCGGCCGTACGACAAGAACGGGGCCGAGAAGTTCCTGGTCTACGAACGCGCGGTCGTGGTCCTCGCCGAACGCCTCGGCATCCCGCTGGCGTACACGACCGGCGTGGACGTCCATCTCGCCCCGTCGTCGCTGCGCGGCGCCTCGTCGGTGGTCTCGCTCGGGCACGACGAGTACTGGACCCCCGAGCAGCGGAAGCATGTCACCCGGGCCCGCGACACCGGCACCAACGTGGTCTTTCTCGGTGCCAACACCTGCTACCGCCGGATCCGGCTGGAACGGGAGAACGGCAAGGGGCCCATCCGTACGGTCGTCTGCTTCAAGTCCGACTTCCAGAACGATCCGCATCTCGTCGAGCACCGCACCATGGTGACCACCGACTTCCGGGCGCCCCCGGCCGCCGACCCGGAGTCCTCCCTGACCGGCGTCCTGTACGAGGGTTTCCCCACGGACGCCCCCTACGTCGTCCACGGCGCGGACCACTGGATCTTCGAGGGGACCGGAGTGAAGGGCGGCGACTCCTTCGACCACCTGGTCGGCGTGGAGTACGACCGGGTGACCCCGGGGCAGCCCACGCCGTCGCCGCTGGAGATCGTCGCCCACTCCCCGCTGGTCTGCAAAGGCAACGACAGCCACGCGGACTCCGTGTACTACACCGTTCCCAGCGGCGCGGGCGTCTTCGCCTCCGGGACGATGCGCTGGGTCGAAGGCCTCATGGCGGGGACCCGGGAGAACGGCCGCAACCACGGGATGGACGCGCGGACCGGCGCCTTCGTCACGCGCACGACGGAGAACGTGTTCCGTGCCTTCGCGGCGGGCCCGGCCGGGCGGAGCAAGCCGGCGCCGAAGGACAACGTACGGAGCGTGTACGGGCACGAGGCGACGGAGAACGGGTCCCCGACGCCGGTGACTTGAGCTGTCTCACAGCCGTTCGGGCGCCTCGCTCGGCACGACGCGCTCCGCGACGGGTGCCTCGTGCTCCGCCACAGGGTTCGCCGCCGGATTCTCCGTCAGTTGTCCCTCGCGGTCCCCCGACCCCAGCCCCCTCATCAGCAGCCAGTACCCGCCCGCCGCCACCGTCCCCAGCACCGCACACGCGGACCACAGCCAGTCGGCGCCGTAGTGGTCGATCAGGAAGCCGGACATCAGCGGCGCGATCAGCCCGGCCACCGACCACGACATCGTGTACATGCCCTGGTAGCGGCCGCGCCCGTGGACCGGTGACAGCCGGACCACGAGGCTCGTCTGCGTCGGGGCGTTGATGATCTCCGCCATGGTCCACACGGACACCGCCAGCGCGTAGACCCCCAGCGACCCCGCGAAGGCCGTCAGCCCGAAGCCGTACCCCGCGAGCGCCGAGGAGAGGA
The nucleotide sequence above comes from Streptomyces sp. NBC_01716. Encoded proteins:
- the mshA gene encoding D-inositol-3-phosphate glycosyltransferase gives rise to the protein MSQYVSRLAGTLVSPPRLRIPGHPRKPRRVAMLSVHTSPLHQPGTGDAGGMNVYIVELAKRLAAINVEVEIFTRSTIGGLPPSVELAPGVLVRHVDAGPYEGLAKEELPAQLCAFTHGVMQAWAGQHAGYYDLVHSHYWLSGHVGWLAAERWRTPLVHAMHTMAKVKNAALAEGDTPEPAGRVIGETQIVRAADRLIANTSEEADELVRFYEAAPGKVAVVHPGVNLDLFRPADGRAAARARLGLPQDAFVPLFAGRIQPLKAPDVLLRAVAVLLDRDPTLRRRLVVPVVGGPSGSGLARPEGLHKLAARLGIADVVRFCPPVGQETLADWFRAASVLVMPSYSESFGLVAIEAQATGTPVVAAAVGGLPVAVRGGKTGFLIPGHEPEAYAQALARYIDRPELVERMGEAASRHAQSFGWDTAASATADVYTAAMHDHHGRVRSDHG
- a CDS encoding YbjN domain-containing protein, with the protein product MADEARADATGSTDATGSNASGSSDVSTDTSGSNASRSTDETARATRLVERGLKSAALDSGLAWESPEPGSFAVTLPGTRKLSTTCSLRVGRHSLSVNAFVVRHPDENEQGVHRWLLERNLKLYGVAYAVDRLGDIYLSGRLPLSAVTEDEVDRLLGSVLEEADGSFNTLLELGFASAIRKEYAWRVSRGESTRNLDAFAHLTREPSPPRPTG
- a CDS encoding N,N-dimethylformamidase beta subunit family domain-containing protein, producing the protein MDHDAEHRDHRERPAEHSGRAEHSGRLDRRHFLGAAAAGAAGIAMGAAAGCDSSAPGGQEAAPERTGAGADSTDAAAAAERALPGSPDWRIRSVGPPDAIEGYTDKVSVEPGDEFGLCVSTTARGFRVSAYRVGWYGGAQARLVWRSGRVAGRVQRDPRLDTFTDTVRADWERTLAVRADGWPEGAYLLRLDAENAHQRYVPLIVRSASATGRTVLMHAPATWQAYNLWGGYSLYEGKDGAYGTRSLAVSFDRPYDKNGAEKFLVYERAVVVLAERLGIPLAYTTGVDVHLAPSSLRGASSVVSLGHDEYWTPEQRKHVTRARDTGTNVVFLGANTCYRRIRLERENGKGPIRTVVCFKSDFQNDPHLVEHRTMVTTDFRAPPAADPESSLTGVLYEGFPTDAPYVVHGADHWIFEGTGVKGGDSFDHLVGVEYDRVTPGQPTPSPLEIVAHSPLVCKGNDSHADSVYYTVPSGAGVFASGTMRWVEGLMAGTRENGRNHGMDARTGAFVTRTTENVFRAFAAGPAGRSKPAPKDNVRSVYGHEATENGSPTPVT